A region of Oxyura jamaicensis isolate SHBP4307 breed ruddy duck chromosome 5, BPBGC_Ojam_1.0, whole genome shotgun sequence DNA encodes the following proteins:
- the PAPLN gene encoding papilin isoform X1 yields the protein MKNLFLLLMLAVMLPSAFSGRRMKRQTDVWGSWGEWGKCSRSCGGGVSFRQRRCYSQRTEGASSCIGPTRSYRSCNIQSCPEGSRDFRAEQCAEFDGTEFQGKKYAWLPYYGAPNKCELNCIPKGENFYYRHKEAVVDGTTCEPGKRDICVEGVCQAVGCDNVLESAKKEDKCLQCGGDGSTCYGVKGTFDVPNLPKGYNQIFIIPVGATSIQIKEVMPSRNFLAVKNVRGEYYLNGHWTIDFSRALHIASTVMHYDRGSEGDLAPELLHARGPTTEPLIIELISQEPNPGVQYEYYLPVQGQTSGYSWSYSSWSECSSECGGGFQSRLVFCTIDNEIYPDYMCRNKPQPDNNRTCGHQTCPQTKRTSYIYPPQAWSHTGAPSSQRKRWTTGEWGPCSATCGGGTQTRSVYCVAFDGQSSQGVVDNAECMAFAQQPRSSQPCNMRQCATWSTGPWSECSASCGEGVRTRTVTCRTQQGSQARDFACLMEPKPPATQPCLKENCIQEIGWHIGDWGLCSKSCNSGIRTRQVICADGDSKFYSAEICKAIQPQKPATLGSCNMQPCYLPQQVPSMQDTMGYDVTRQSLLTRYNPTGPATDSGRMLAGSSTVHSTSGNHHIQSTEDRGINLLPVRWESQSHSSNSHQLSFPQYPTAGTGSQDCHRSLHGCCPDGRTPASGPLGRSCPSSSCHQNRYGCCPDGVSAAQGLNNMGCPQYNREAQMSRNRLAAAAPTASQALLQQHPSGECRSSVYGCCFDNVASASGPQGEGCLNRPNYPYPIICLLPSAHGPCANWTTRWYFVTVVGKCNRFWYGGCHGNKNSFASEEECMRVCHNSAGVSPLAHQPYSGTGALQQQDAGSSSHTGNSRGQQQPPPRESASQSQAGRAHGALQPPWNRNGGDSWRSEVLPETVQRTGVLESQRWGTQQSRLNSLSQLHLVSETAVPGPSERQSSSGQQVLPHEGKLWHKAFGADASVTEGLGHQVSADSLPARGLHRAILDEAKHSLVTAVMGQNIQLVCKTGMSPFSRVEWRKDGRPVSSDRHTYQSDSSLVISHSKPEDAGTYTCLIPDGRTERRQIQLQIIEYQSAVLAEGERGQVLHKENQQHQELSRGGKVVQAASSSVHPQFMYRLKMDKSEPSVVEASIGERVRLPCTVEASPALTIEWQKDGQPLSSPRHRQQSDGALVISRLSAEDGGFFTCIASNGHDQDQRQVLLRPLGELRISGLMPSITVPEGETAQLRCTVTGNNVNIRWSRNGVPMRADGHHIHLSQDGSLILSNVQVADEGSYTCSAYSSSNSVSASTEVKVLRNRPSPAANHVVDLSRECVDQPHLANCDLIVQAQLCSNEYYSSFCCASCSRYQPQASPPRHSG from the exons CACCTAATAAATGTGAGTTAAACTGTATTCCCAAGGGAGAAAACTTCTACTACAGGCACAAGGAAGCTGTGGTAGATGGGACTACCTGTGAACCTGGCAAGCGGGATATCTGTGTAGAGGGTGTTTGTCAG GCCGTTGGCTGCGATAACGTACTGGAATCTGCCAAGAAGGAGGATAAGTGCCTACAGTGTGGAGGAGATGGCAGCACCTGCTATGGTGTGAAGGGCACTTTTGATGTGCCCAACCTTCCCAAAG ggtACAATCAAATTTTTATCATTCCTGTGGGAGCCACCAGCATCCAAATTAAGGAGGTTATGCCCAGCAGGAACTTCTTGG CTGTCAAGAACGTGAGAGGGGAGTATTATCTGAATGGGCACTGGACAATTGACTTCAGCCGAGCTCTGCACATAGCTAGCACAGTTATGCATTATGACCGTGGCTCAGAAGGTGATCTGGCCCCAGAGCTCCTCCATGCCAGGGGCCCTACCACAGAACCCTTAATCATTGAG CTCATCAGTCAGGAGCCAAACCCAGGGGTGCAGTACGAATACTACCTGCCCGTGCAAGGACAGACCTCAGGTTACAGCTGGAGTTACAGTTCATGGAGTGAGTGCAGCTCTGAGTGTGGAGGAG GTTTCCAATCCCGTTTGGTGTTTTGTACCATTGACAATGAAATTTATCCAGACTATATGTGCAGGAATAAACCACAACCAGACAATAACCGGACATGTGGCCATCAGACTTGTCCCCAGACAAAACG GACTTCTTACATCTATCCACCACAAGCCTGGAGCCACACTGGAGCACCGAGCTCTCAGAGGAAGAG GTGGACAACGGGGGAGTGGGGACCCTGCTCAGCTACCTGTGGTGGAGGCACCCAGACTCGCTCCGTTTACTGTGTGGCGTTTGATGGCCAGAGCTCCCAAGGAGTCGTGGACAACGCTGAGTGTATGGCCTTTGCACAGCAGCCTCGCAGCAGTCAGCCCTGCAACATGAGACAGTGTGCAACCTGGAGCACAGGTCCCTGGTCagag tgctcagcCAGCTGTGGGGAAGGAGTCCGGACCCGGACTGTCACCTGCAGAACACAGCAGGGCTCTCAAGCTCGGGACTTCGCTTGCCTAATGGAGCCAAAGCCACCAgccacccagccctgccttAAGGAGAACTGCATCCAGGAAATCGGCTGGCACATTGGAGACTGGGGCCTG TGCTCAAAGAGCTGCAATTCAGGCATCCGGACCCGCCAAGTTATCTGTGCTGACGGTGACTCCAAATTCTACAGTGCTGAGATATGCAAAGCCATCCAGCCACAGAAACCAGCCACCCTGGGAAGCTGCAACATGCAGCCCTGCTACCTGCCACAGC AGGTCCCCAGCATGCAGGACACTATGGGATATGATGTCACTCGCCAGTCCTTGCTGACACGTTACAACCCAACCGGCCCTGCCACAG ATTCTGGAAGGATGCTCGCTGGGAGCTCCACAGTCCACAGTACCTCTGGGAATCACCACATCCAGTCCACTGAGGACCGTGGCATCAACTTGTTGCCTGTTCGCTGGGAATCCCAGTCACACTCGTCAAATTCCCATCAGCTCAGCTTCCCTCAGTACCCCACTGCAGGGACTGGCTCTCAGGACTGTCATCGGAGCCTACACGGCTGCTGTCCAGATGGACGCACTCCGGCTTCAGGCCCTTTGGGGAGAAGttgtccctccagcagctgtcaCCAAAACAG GTATGGATGCTGTCCGGATGGAGTATCAGCTGCTCAAGGTCTGAACAACATGGGATGCCCACAGTACAACCGTGAGGCTCAAATGAGCAGAAATCGGCTCGCTGCAGCTGCTCCGACA GCAAGCCAAGCCTTGTTGCAGCAGCACCCCTCGGGCGAGTGCCGCAGCTCAGTGTACGGCTGCTGTTTTGACAATGTCGCTTCAGCTTCGGGTCCTCAAGGGGAAGGATGTCTCAACAGGCCCAACTACC CATATCCCATCATATGCCTGCTGCCCAGTGCCCATGGCCCCTGTGCGAACTGGACCACTCGCTGGTACTTTGTGACTGTCGTTGGCAAGTGCAACCGCTTTTGGTACGGCGGCTGTCATGgcaataaaaacagctttgccTCGGAGGAGGAGTGCATGAGAGTATGCCACAACTCTGCGGGGGTCAGTCCCCTGGCGCACCAGCCCTATTCTGGCacaggagccctgcagcagcaggatgccGGCTCCAGTTCTCACACAGGGAACTCTCGgggtcagcagcagccaccaccgAGAGAGTCTGCAAGTCAGAGCCAAGCAGGAAGAGCCCATGGGGCTTTACAGCCCCCATGGAACAGAAATGGAGGGGACAGCTGGAGGAGTGAGGTGCTGCCAGAGACTGTGCAAAGGACTGGTGTGCTGGAGAGCCAGCGCTGGGGCACCCAGCAAAGTCGATTGAACAGCTTGAGCCAGCTGCACTTGGTGTCGGAAACAGCAGTGCCTGGGCCCtcagagaggcagagcagcagtggcCAGCAGGTGCTGCCACATGAAGGCAAGCTGTGGCATAAGGCTTTTGGAGCAGATGCTTCCGTAACGGAGGGCTTGGGGCACCAGGTGTCTGCAGACTCACTCCCAGCACGGGGTCTGcacag AGCCATTCTGGATGAAGCCAAGCACTCTCTTGTGACAGCAGTCATGGGACAAAACATCCAGCTGGTCTGCAAGACAGGCATGTCTCCCTTCTCCAGAGTGGAGTGGAGGAAGGATGGCCGACCAGTCTCCTCTGACAG GCACACCTACCAGTCCGACAGCTCCTTAGTTATCAGCCACAGCAAGCCAGAGGACGCCGGGACTTACACGTGCCTCATTCCTGATGGGAGGACGGAGAGACGGCAGATTCAGTTACAGATCATAG aGTACCAGAGTGCTGTTCTGGCAGAGGGTGAGAGAGGTCAGGTCCTTCACAAGGAAAATCAGCAGCACCAAGAGCTATCCAGAGGCGGGAAGGTTGTGCAGGCAGCCAGCTCCTCCGTGCATCCACAATTCATGTATAG GTTGAAAATGGATAAGAGTGAGCCCTCAGTGGTGGAGGCCAGCATCGGGGAGAGGGTCAGACTGCCCTGCACAGTGGAAGCATCGCCAGCTCTCACCATCGAGTGGCAGAAAGATGGgcagcccctctcctctcccag GCACAGGCAGCAGTCAGATGGGGCGCTGGTCATCAGCCGGCTCAGCGCTGAAGATGGCGGCTTCTTCACCTGCATTGCGTCCAACGGACATGACCAGGACCAGCGTCAGGTCCTGCTCCGACCCCTAG GAGAACTGAGGATCTCTGGCCTTATGCCAAGCATCACGGTACCCGAGGGAGAAACTGCTCAACTTCGCTGTACGGTGACTGGCAACAATGTGAATATAAGGTGGTCAAG GAATGGAGTCCCAATGCGGGCAGACGGTCACCACATCCACCTGTCCCAGGATGGAAGCCTGATCCTAAGCAACGTTCAGGTGGCTGATGAGGGATCCTACACGTGCAGCgcctacagcagcagcaactctGTCAGTGCCAGCACCGAGGTGAAAGTGTTGCGGAACAGGCCTAGTC cagctgcgaATCACGTTGTGGACCTGAGCAGAGAGTGCGTGGACCAGCCACACCTCGCCAACTGTGACCTGATCGTGCAGGCCCAGCTCTGCAGTAATGAGTACTACTCCAGCTTCTGCTGCGCTAGCTGCTCTCGCTACCAGCCGCAGGCCAGCCCTCCGCGTCACAGCGGGTGA
- the PAPLN gene encoding papilin isoform X5, producing MKRQTDVWGSWGEWGKCSRSCGGGVSFRQRRCYSQRTEGASSCIGPTRSYRSCNIQSCPEGSRDFRAEQCAEFDGTEFQGKKYAWLPYYGAPNKCELNCIPKGENFYYRHKEAVVDGTTCEPGKRDICVEGVCQAVGCDNVLESAKKEDKCLQCGGDGSTCYGVKGTFDVPNLPKGYNQIFIIPVGATSIQIKEVMPSRNFLAVKNVRGEYYLNGHWTIDFSRALHIASTVMHYDRGSEGDLAPELLHARGPTTEPLIIELISQEPNPGVQYEYYLPVQGQTSGYSWSYSSWSECSSECGGGFQSRLVFCTIDNEIYPDYMCRNKPQPDNNRTCGHQTCPQTKRTSYIYPPQAWSHTGAPSSQRKRWTTGEWGPCSATCGGGTQTRSVYCVAFDGQSSQGVVDNAECMAFAQQPRSSQPCNMRQCATWSTGPWSECSASCGEGVRTRTVTCRTQQGSQARDFACLMEPKPPATQPCLKENCIQEIGWHIGDWGLCSKSCNSGIRTRQVICADGDSKFYSAEICKAIQPQKPATLGSCNMQPCYLPQQVPSMQDTMGYDVTRQSLLTRYNPTGPATDSGRMLAGSSTVHSTSGNHHIQSTEDRGINLLPVRWESQSHSSNSHQLSFPQYPTAGTGSQDCHRSLHGCCPDGRTPASGPLGRSCPSSSCHQNRYGCCPDGVSAAQGLNNMGCPQYNREAQMSRNRLAAAAPTASQALLQQHPSGECRSSVYGCCFDNVASASGPQGEGCLNRPNYPYPIICLLPSAHGPCANWTTRWYFVTVVGKCNRFWYGGCHGNKNSFASEEECMRVCHNSAGVSPLAHQPYSGTGALQQQDAGSSSHTGNSRGQQQPPPRESASQSQAGRAHGALQPPWNRNGGDSWRSEVLPETVQRTGVLESQRWGTQQSRLNSLSQLHLVSETAVPGPSERQSSSGQQVLPHEGKLWHKAFGADASVTEGLGHQVSADSLPARGLHRAILDEAKHSLVTAVMGQNIQLVCKTGMSPFSRVEWRKDGRPVSSDRHTYQSDSSLVISHSKPEDAGTYTCLIPDGRTERRQIQLQIIEYQSAVLAEGERGQVLHKENQQHQELSRGGKVVQAASSSVHPQFMYRLKMDKSEPSVVEASIGERVRLPCTVEASPALTIEWQKDGQPLSSPRHRQQSDGALVISRLSAEDGGFFTCIASNGHDQDQRQVLLRPLGELRISGLMPSITVPEGETAQLRCTVTGNNVNIRWSRNGVPMRADGHHIHLSQDGSLILSNVQVADEGSYTCSAYSSSNSVSASTEVKVLRNRPSPAANHVVDLSRECVDQPHLANCDLIVQAQLCSNEYYSSFCCASCSRYQPQASPPRHSG from the exons CACCTAATAAATGTGAGTTAAACTGTATTCCCAAGGGAGAAAACTTCTACTACAGGCACAAGGAAGCTGTGGTAGATGGGACTACCTGTGAACCTGGCAAGCGGGATATCTGTGTAGAGGGTGTTTGTCAG GCCGTTGGCTGCGATAACGTACTGGAATCTGCCAAGAAGGAGGATAAGTGCCTACAGTGTGGAGGAGATGGCAGCACCTGCTATGGTGTGAAGGGCACTTTTGATGTGCCCAACCTTCCCAAAG ggtACAATCAAATTTTTATCATTCCTGTGGGAGCCACCAGCATCCAAATTAAGGAGGTTATGCCCAGCAGGAACTTCTTGG CTGTCAAGAACGTGAGAGGGGAGTATTATCTGAATGGGCACTGGACAATTGACTTCAGCCGAGCTCTGCACATAGCTAGCACAGTTATGCATTATGACCGTGGCTCAGAAGGTGATCTGGCCCCAGAGCTCCTCCATGCCAGGGGCCCTACCACAGAACCCTTAATCATTGAG CTCATCAGTCAGGAGCCAAACCCAGGGGTGCAGTACGAATACTACCTGCCCGTGCAAGGACAGACCTCAGGTTACAGCTGGAGTTACAGTTCATGGAGTGAGTGCAGCTCTGAGTGTGGAGGAG GTTTCCAATCCCGTTTGGTGTTTTGTACCATTGACAATGAAATTTATCCAGACTATATGTGCAGGAATAAACCACAACCAGACAATAACCGGACATGTGGCCATCAGACTTGTCCCCAGACAAAACG GACTTCTTACATCTATCCACCACAAGCCTGGAGCCACACTGGAGCACCGAGCTCTCAGAGGAAGAG GTGGACAACGGGGGAGTGGGGACCCTGCTCAGCTACCTGTGGTGGAGGCACCCAGACTCGCTCCGTTTACTGTGTGGCGTTTGATGGCCAGAGCTCCCAAGGAGTCGTGGACAACGCTGAGTGTATGGCCTTTGCACAGCAGCCTCGCAGCAGTCAGCCCTGCAACATGAGACAGTGTGCAACCTGGAGCACAGGTCCCTGGTCagag tgctcagcCAGCTGTGGGGAAGGAGTCCGGACCCGGACTGTCACCTGCAGAACACAGCAGGGCTCTCAAGCTCGGGACTTCGCTTGCCTAATGGAGCCAAAGCCACCAgccacccagccctgccttAAGGAGAACTGCATCCAGGAAATCGGCTGGCACATTGGAGACTGGGGCCTG TGCTCAAAGAGCTGCAATTCAGGCATCCGGACCCGCCAAGTTATCTGTGCTGACGGTGACTCCAAATTCTACAGTGCTGAGATATGCAAAGCCATCCAGCCACAGAAACCAGCCACCCTGGGAAGCTGCAACATGCAGCCCTGCTACCTGCCACAGC AGGTCCCCAGCATGCAGGACACTATGGGATATGATGTCACTCGCCAGTCCTTGCTGACACGTTACAACCCAACCGGCCCTGCCACAG ATTCTGGAAGGATGCTCGCTGGGAGCTCCACAGTCCACAGTACCTCTGGGAATCACCACATCCAGTCCACTGAGGACCGTGGCATCAACTTGTTGCCTGTTCGCTGGGAATCCCAGTCACACTCGTCAAATTCCCATCAGCTCAGCTTCCCTCAGTACCCCACTGCAGGGACTGGCTCTCAGGACTGTCATCGGAGCCTACACGGCTGCTGTCCAGATGGACGCACTCCGGCTTCAGGCCCTTTGGGGAGAAGttgtccctccagcagctgtcaCCAAAACAG GTATGGATGCTGTCCGGATGGAGTATCAGCTGCTCAAGGTCTGAACAACATGGGATGCCCACAGTACAACCGTGAGGCTCAAATGAGCAGAAATCGGCTCGCTGCAGCTGCTCCGACA GCAAGCCAAGCCTTGTTGCAGCAGCACCCCTCGGGCGAGTGCCGCAGCTCAGTGTACGGCTGCTGTTTTGACAATGTCGCTTCAGCTTCGGGTCCTCAAGGGGAAGGATGTCTCAACAGGCCCAACTACC CATATCCCATCATATGCCTGCTGCCCAGTGCCCATGGCCCCTGTGCGAACTGGACCACTCGCTGGTACTTTGTGACTGTCGTTGGCAAGTGCAACCGCTTTTGGTACGGCGGCTGTCATGgcaataaaaacagctttgccTCGGAGGAGGAGTGCATGAGAGTATGCCACAACTCTGCGGGGGTCAGTCCCCTGGCGCACCAGCCCTATTCTGGCacaggagccctgcagcagcaggatgccGGCTCCAGTTCTCACACAGGGAACTCTCGgggtcagcagcagccaccaccgAGAGAGTCTGCAAGTCAGAGCCAAGCAGGAAGAGCCCATGGGGCTTTACAGCCCCCATGGAACAGAAATGGAGGGGACAGCTGGAGGAGTGAGGTGCTGCCAGAGACTGTGCAAAGGACTGGTGTGCTGGAGAGCCAGCGCTGGGGCACCCAGCAAAGTCGATTGAACAGCTTGAGCCAGCTGCACTTGGTGTCGGAAACAGCAGTGCCTGGGCCCtcagagaggcagagcagcagtggcCAGCAGGTGCTGCCACATGAAGGCAAGCTGTGGCATAAGGCTTTTGGAGCAGATGCTTCCGTAACGGAGGGCTTGGGGCACCAGGTGTCTGCAGACTCACTCCCAGCACGGGGTCTGcacag AGCCATTCTGGATGAAGCCAAGCACTCTCTTGTGACAGCAGTCATGGGACAAAACATCCAGCTGGTCTGCAAGACAGGCATGTCTCCCTTCTCCAGAGTGGAGTGGAGGAAGGATGGCCGACCAGTCTCCTCTGACAG GCACACCTACCAGTCCGACAGCTCCTTAGTTATCAGCCACAGCAAGCCAGAGGACGCCGGGACTTACACGTGCCTCATTCCTGATGGGAGGACGGAGAGACGGCAGATTCAGTTACAGATCATAG aGTACCAGAGTGCTGTTCTGGCAGAGGGTGAGAGAGGTCAGGTCCTTCACAAGGAAAATCAGCAGCACCAAGAGCTATCCAGAGGCGGGAAGGTTGTGCAGGCAGCCAGCTCCTCCGTGCATCCACAATTCATGTATAG GTTGAAAATGGATAAGAGTGAGCCCTCAGTGGTGGAGGCCAGCATCGGGGAGAGGGTCAGACTGCCCTGCACAGTGGAAGCATCGCCAGCTCTCACCATCGAGTGGCAGAAAGATGGgcagcccctctcctctcccag GCACAGGCAGCAGTCAGATGGGGCGCTGGTCATCAGCCGGCTCAGCGCTGAAGATGGCGGCTTCTTCACCTGCATTGCGTCCAACGGACATGACCAGGACCAGCGTCAGGTCCTGCTCCGACCCCTAG GAGAACTGAGGATCTCTGGCCTTATGCCAAGCATCACGGTACCCGAGGGAGAAACTGCTCAACTTCGCTGTACGGTGACTGGCAACAATGTGAATATAAGGTGGTCAAG GAATGGAGTCCCAATGCGGGCAGACGGTCACCACATCCACCTGTCCCAGGATGGAAGCCTGATCCTAAGCAACGTTCAGGTGGCTGATGAGGGATCCTACACGTGCAGCgcctacagcagcagcaactctGTCAGTGCCAGCACCGAGGTGAAAGTGTTGCGGAACAGGCCTAGTC cagctgcgaATCACGTTGTGGACCTGAGCAGAGAGTGCGTGGACCAGCCACACCTCGCCAACTGTGACCTGATCGTGCAGGCCCAGCTCTGCAGTAATGAGTACTACTCCAGCTTCTGCTGCGCTAGCTGCTCTCGCTACCAGCCGCAGGCCAGCCCTCCGCGTCACAGCGGGTGA